One genomic region from Bacteroidota bacterium encodes:
- a CDS encoding insulinase family protein, translated as MKKALKLVAVTALVAGNIFAQGTGTTLIEKAEAKADGLIIPYEKYKLSNGLTIIVNEDHSDPKAYVAVTYKVGSNRETIGKTGFAHLFEHMLFQGSKHVKDEQHEKIIVDAGGQMNGNTNFDRTHYFEVLPSNNVEAAMWLEADRMGYFLDSLTSRKFEIQRDAVKNEKGQGDNRPYGLVAEMLFQNLFPYKHPYSWLPIGYIEDLNRVQVEDVRNFFLRWYGPNNAILTVAGDVDTKQVVAWAEKYFGNFKQCPPVTKMKPNSPILPTNKYASYRDNVYLPITIRALPTVPQYHKDEPALNLLADMMGGGEASIMYKKFVKSEKALSVSVVAENLELAGFFQVEVDCYAPDDLLNPNLDKLFNDNESLLKETFEEFEKTGITDEALQRSKAKKETGIIASIQDIEDKAQILIDWERLASKGYNLQDELDRYKNVTKDDITRVFNKYIKGAGAAVINVYPNYTDKKDTIKSVNPYLNVTVDDSKEYANLKYEPATEKFDWYKVPTPSASKTPPVPDFYQKTLTNGLKMTGTKYSETPTVEIVIEIDGGDLVLKDSKKIGLAALTSAVISEGSTVKYKSDDFVKELEKLGSYVSVSADKEKTYVSLFCLKKNLDASLVLLEERLFNTVFDEKEFKRIRKQFKQSLRSQNDDPNQMAQKAFDNIVYGNSIYGSHATAKSISGLEFADVKEYYNSYYSPSVSNLVIVGDITEAEILPKLEFLNKWKAKEVKVQPTVDLPVLKESQVYIVDKPFAKQSVFAMGHYSLPYDATGDYFKNTVSTFAFGGGMLNSRLNLNLREAKGYTYGIYGGFGATKHIGEFAINASIKRFNTGDALVEINKELNNYVNNGPTEEEVSFTKNAYFNGQSIKYETSGQKARFLLNIANYNLPKDYTKTQMEILNKMTREDMAQQVKKFVKPNNMAIVIVGDKEYVKKQLDKVDLGKTKVTVSNMKFE; from the coding sequence ATGAAAAAAGCCCTAAAACTAGTTGCTGTAACTGCTTTAGTAGCAGGAAATATTTTTGCTCAAGGCACAGGAACCACCTTAATTGAAAAAGCCGAAGCAAAAGCAGATGGTTTAATTATTCCGTACGAAAAGTACAAACTATCCAACGGATTAACCATCATTGTAAATGAAGATCATTCTGATCCTAAAGCTTATGTGGCGGTAACTTACAAAGTTGGATCTAACCGCGAAACTATTGGTAAAACGGGTTTTGCGCACTTGTTCGAGCACATGTTATTTCAGGGCTCTAAACATGTGAAAGATGAACAGCATGAAAAAATTATAGTGGATGCCGGAGGTCAGATGAACGGCAATACTAATTTTGATAGAACGCATTACTTTGAGGTTTTACCTAGTAACAATGTCGAAGCTGCTATGTGGTTGGAGGCAGATAGAATGGGGTATTTTTTAGATTCGTTAACATCTAGAAAATTTGAAATACAACGAGATGCAGTGAAAAACGAAAAGGGGCAAGGTGATAATAGACCTTATGGATTAGTGGCAGAAATGTTATTTCAAAATCTTTTTCCGTACAAGCATCCTTATAGTTGGTTGCCTATAGGTTACATCGAGGATTTAAACAGAGTACAAGTAGAAGATGTTCGCAATTTCTTTTTGCGTTGGTATGGTCCAAATAATGCAATACTAACTGTTGCCGGAGATGTAGATACCAAGCAGGTAGTTGCTTGGGCAGAAAAGTATTTTGGTAATTTTAAACAATGCCCTCCGGTAACCAAAATGAAACCCAATTCTCCTATACTACCAACAAATAAATATGCTAGCTACAGAGATAATGTTTATTTGCCTATTACTATTAGGGCATTACCTACTGTACCACAATATCATAAAGACGAGCCAGCGTTGAATTTGTTGGCAGACATGATGGGTGGAGGAGAAGCTTCTATTATGTACAAAAAATTTGTTAAATCTGAAAAGGCTTTATCTGTAAGTGTCGTTGCTGAAAATTTAGAGTTAGCAGGTTTTTTTCAAGTGGAGGTTGATTGCTATGCTCCCGATGATTTACTAAATCCAAACTTGGACAAACTATTTAATGATAACGAATCCTTATTGAAGGAGACTTTTGAGGAGTTTGAAAAAACAGGGATAACAGACGAGGCATTACAACGATCTAAAGCAAAAAAGGAAACGGGTATTATAGCATCTATTCAGGATATTGAAGATAAAGCTCAAATATTAATTGATTGGGAGCGCTTAGCTTCTAAAGGCTATAATTTACAGGATGAATTGGATAGATATAAAAATGTAACCAAAGATGATATTACACGTGTATTTAATAAATATATAAAAGGTGCTGGGGCGGCCGTAATTAATGTGTATCCTAACTATACCGATAAAAAAGATACTATTAAAAGTGTAAATCCTTATTTAAATGTTACGGTAGATGATTCAAAGGAATATGCTAATTTGAAATATGAACCCGCAACAGAAAAGTTCGATTGGTATAAAGTTCCTACTCCATCAGCTTCTAAAACACCTCCTGTTCCTGATTTTTATCAAAAAACACTGACTAATGGTTTGAAAATGACTGGAACAAAATACAGCGAAACTCCTACTGTAGAAATAGTAATTGAAATTGATGGTGGAGATTTGGTGTTAAAAGATTCAAAAAAAATAGGATTGGCTGCACTCACATCCGCGGTGATAAGCGAGGGATCTACCGTGAAATACAAATCGGATGATTTTGTAAAAGAATTGGAGAAATTAGGCAGTTATGTTTCTGTTTCTGCTGACAAAGAGAAAACCTATGTTTCTTTGTTTTGTTTGAAAAAAAATCTAGATGCATCATTGGTATTATTGGAGGAAAGATTGTTCAACACTGTTTTCGATGAAAAAGAGTTTAAGCGTATTCGAAAGCAATTTAAACAATCATTGAGATCTCAGAATGACGATCCTAATCAAATGGCTCAAAAAGCATTTGATAATATTGTGTATGGCAACAGTATTTATGGTTCACATGCTACAGCAAAAAGTATTTCCGGATTAGAATTTGCTGATGTAAAAGAATATTACAACTCGTATTATTCCCCTTCTGTCTCTAACCTAGTAATAGTAGGTGATATAACAGAAGCCGAAATACTTCCGAAGCTAGAGTTTTTAAATAAGTGGAAGGCTAAAGAAGTAAAAGTACAACCAACTGTGGATTTACCTGTATTGAAAGAATCACAAGTATATATTGTGGATAAGCCATTTGCTAAACAATCCGTTTTTGCAATGGGGCATTACTCATTACCTTATGATGCAACTGGAGATTATTTTAAGAATACAGTATCTACATTTGCTTTTGGTGGCGGAATGTTGAACAGTAGATTAAATCTGAATTTACGCGAGGCGAAAGGCTATACCTATGGTATTTATGGTGGATTTGGTGCGACAAAACATATCGGTGAGTTTGCCATTAACGCAAGTATAAAAAGATTTAATACTGGAGATGCATTAGTGGAAATTAATAAAGAATTGAATAACTATGTAAACAATGGTCCTACAGAAGAAGAGGTTTCATTTACAAAAAATGCCTATTTCAATGGGCAATCTATTAAATACGAAACTTCAGGTCAAAAGGCTCGCTTTTTATTAAACATCGCTAATTATAATCTACCAAAAGATTACACTAAAACTCAGATGGAAATTTTAAATAAAATGACACGTGAGGATATGGCACAACAGGTTAAGAAATTCGTTAAGCCAAATAATATGGCCATTGTAATTGTTGGGGATAAGGAATATGTGAAAAAGCAATTGGATAAAGTTGATTTGGGTAAAACCAAGGTAACTGTTAGTAATATGAAGTTTGAATAA
- a CDS encoding ATP-dependent Clp protease ATP-binding subunit: MEAKFSPRVKDVITFSREEALRLGHDYIGTEHLLLGIIREGEGMAIRLMKALQVNIPELRKTVEQSIAVTTKKNTNMGNIPLIKQAEKALKITYLEAKLFKSPVIGTEHLLLSILKDEDNVATKSLHKYGVDYETIKQELENMTIDPKAEFPANPADDDNDDDAGSFSAGAKKTTDSKSKTPVLDNFGRDLTKAAEEGKLDPIVGREKEIERVSQILSRRKKNNPILIGEPGVGKSAIAEGLALRIIQKKVSRVLFGKRVVTLDLASLVAGTKYRGQFEERMKAVMNELEKSPDVILFIDEIHTIIGAGGASGSLDASNMFKPALARGEIQCIGATTLDEYRQYIEKDGALERRFQKVMVEPTTVDETIQILNNIKSKYEDHHSVTYSDEALKACVTLTARYITDRHLPDKAIDALDEAGSRVHITNINVPKNVLEIEKKIEDIKEEKNKVVRSQKYEEAARLRDTERQLLEQLEAAKKSWEEESKTHRVQVTEDNVAEVVAMMTGVPVQRIAQTEGNKLMKMYDELKGKVIGQDDAIKKIVKAIQRNRAGLKDPNKPIGTFVFLGPTGVGKTQLAKILSRYMFDNDDALVRIDMSEYMEKFAVSRLVGAPPGYVGYEEGGQLTEKVRRRPYSVVLLDEIEKAHPDVFNLLLQVLDEGQLTDSLGRKIDFKNTVVIMTSNIGSRQLKDFGQGVGFGTSAKVSQADDHSKGVIEGALRKAFAPEFLNRIDDVIMFNSLSQEDMTKILDVELVGLINRIAQMGFTAKISEEAKKFIVEKGYDSQFGARPLKRAIQKHLEDPLAEEIIKSNLTEGDSIEVDFDKETSELKFKNTKPKTPKKNKKEEN, translated from the coding sequence ATGGAAGCTAAATTTTCACCAAGAGTTAAAGATGTTATTACATTTAGTCGCGAAGAGGCTTTACGACTTGGTCATGATTATATTGGAACAGAACACTTGCTACTAGGTATTATAAGAGAGGGAGAAGGCATGGCAATTCGCTTAATGAAAGCATTGCAAGTAAACATTCCGGAACTTAGAAAAACGGTAGAACAATCGATTGCTGTTACCACTAAGAAAAACACGAACATGGGTAACATCCCATTAATCAAGCAAGCTGAAAAGGCTTTAAAAATAACCTATTTGGAGGCTAAATTATTTAAGAGTCCTGTAATTGGAACAGAACATTTGTTGTTATCTATTTTAAAGGATGAAGATAATGTAGCAACAAAATCGTTACACAAATATGGTGTTGACTACGAAACTATTAAACAAGAACTAGAAAATATGACAATTGATCCTAAAGCAGAGTTTCCTGCTAATCCGGCTGATGACGATAATGATGATGATGCAGGTTCGTTCAGCGCAGGTGCTAAAAAAACAACCGACTCTAAATCTAAAACCCCGGTATTAGATAATTTTGGACGTGATTTAACAAAAGCGGCCGAAGAAGGCAAATTAGATCCTATTGTAGGAAGAGAAAAGGAGATAGAGCGTGTATCTCAAATTTTAAGCCGTAGAAAGAAAAACAATCCGATATTGATTGGAGAACCGGGTGTTGGAAAATCAGCAATTGCAGAAGGTTTGGCGTTGCGCATAATTCAAAAAAAGGTGTCGCGCGTATTGTTTGGAAAACGAGTAGTTACGCTAGATTTGGCTTCTTTAGTTGCCGGTACAAAATACCGCGGTCAGTTTGAAGAGCGAATGAAAGCCGTAATGAATGAGCTAGAAAAATCTCCTGATGTAATTTTGTTTATTGATGAAATACATACCATAATTGGAGCCGGTGGAGCATCGGGCTCTTTAGATGCGTCAAACATGTTTAAACCAGCGTTGGCGCGCGGAGAAATACAATGTATTGGAGCAACAACATTAGATGAGTACCGTCAATACATAGAAAAAGATGGTGCTTTAGAAAGACGTTTTCAAAAGGTAATGGTAGAGCCTACTACAGTAGATGAAACAATTCAGATTTTAAATAACATTAAGTCTAAATACGAAGATCATCATAGTGTAACTTATTCTGATGAGGCATTAAAAGCATGTGTTACGCTAACAGCTCGTTACATAACCGACAGACATTTGCCCGACAAGGCAATTGATGCTTTGGACGAAGCAGGATCTCGTGTACATATTACCAACATTAATGTTCCGAAGAACGTGTTGGAAATCGAGAAAAAAATTGAAGATATAAAGGAAGAAAAAAACAAGGTTGTTCGCAGTCAAAAATACGAAGAAGCTGCTCGATTAAGAGATACGGAAAGACAATTGCTAGAACAGCTGGAAGCCGCAAAAAAATCTTGGGAAGAAGAAAGCAAAACACACCGAGTACAAGTTACCGAAGATAATGTAGCAGAAGTAGTTGCTATGATGACTGGTGTGCCGGTGCAACGTATTGCACAAACAGAAGGCAATAAGTTAATGAAAATGTACGATGAGCTAAAAGGCAAGGTAATTGGGCAAGATGATGCAATTAAAAAAATTGTAAAAGCAATACAGCGCAATAGAGCGGGATTAAAAGATCCTAATAAACCTATTGGAACATTTGTGTTTCTAGGCCCTACAGGTGTTGGGAAAACACAGCTTGCAAAAATATTATCACGCTATATGTTTGATAACGATGATGCGTTAGTGCGAATTGACATGAGCGAATACATGGAAAAATTCGCTGTTTCTCGTTTAGTAGGTGCTCCTCCAGGATATGTTGGGTACGAAGAAGGTGGACAACTGACAGAAAAAGTGCGTAGAAGACCATACTCAGTTGTGTTGTTAGATGAGATAGAAAAAGCGCATCCGGATGTATTCAATTTATTGTTACAAGTTTTAGATGAGGGTCAATTAACCGATAGTTTGGGAAGAAAGATTGATTTTAAAAACACCGTTGTTATAATGACGTCTAATATTGGCTCTCGACAATTAAAAGATTTTGGACAAGGAGTAGGGTTTGGAACTAGTGCGAAAGTAAGCCAAGCAGACGATCATTCAAAAGGTGTTATAGAAGGTGCATTGCGCAAAGCATTTGCTCCGGAATTCCTAAACAGGATTGATGATGTTATTATGTTTAACTCATTGAGCCAGGAAGATATGACTAAGATTTTGGATGTAGAATTAGTTGGTCTAATAAACAGAATTGCACAAATGGGATTTACAGCTAAAATTAGCGAAGAAGCGAAAAAGTTTATTGTAGAAAAAGGCTATGACTCTCAATTTGGGGCACGTCCACTGAAACGGGCGATTCAAAAGCATTTAGAAGATCCATTGGCAGAAGAAATTATCAAATCTAACTTAACAGAAGGAGATTCTATTGAGGTTGATTTTGATAAAGAAACAAGTGAGTTGAAATTTAAAAATACAAAGCCAAAAACTCCAAAAAAGAATAAGAAGGAAGAGAACTAA
- a CDS encoding queuosine precursor transporter, whose product MFKTKKDIVYLILAGIFITNAVVAELIGAKLIQIGPFTMSIGIIPWPVVFLTTDLINEYYGKKGVRTLSLITAGLIAYAFVVLFFAININASSVSLVTNEQFTAVFGQSMWIIVGSIVAFLVGQMIDVFIFWTLRNKTGGKLIWLRTTGSTAVSQFIDTFLVVGIAFWLPGKMTTEVFINVALTGYTFKLLVAIGLTPLIYAGHALIDKYFGQEAQIVLKETAEEVLHHKVKE is encoded by the coding sequence ATGTTTAAAACCAAGAAGGACATAGTTTACCTTATACTTGCAGGTATATTTATTACAAATGCGGTAGTTGCAGAACTAATTGGTGCAAAGCTTATACAAATAGGTCCATTTACAATGAGTATTGGTATTATACCATGGCCCGTAGTTTTTTTAACAACAGATTTGATTAATGAATACTACGGTAAAAAAGGTGTAAGAACGCTTTCTTTGATTACAGCCGGATTAATTGCCTATGCATTTGTTGTTTTATTCTTTGCAATTAATATCAATGCATCCTCAGTTTCATTAGTCACTAACGAACAATTTACAGCTGTTTTTGGTCAATCTATGTGGATTATAGTAGGAAGTATTGTTGCATTTTTAGTAGGTCAAATGATAGATGTATTTATTTTTTGGACACTTCGTAACAAGACAGGAGGGAAGTTAATATGGCTCAGAACAACAGGTTCTACTGCGGTTTCGCAATTTATAGATACTTTTTTAGTAGTAGGAATTGCGTTTTGGTTGCCGGGGAAAATGACTACAGAGGTTTTTATAAATGTGGCTTTAACAGGATATACCTTTAAGTTACTAGTAGCTATTGGTTTAACCCCACTTATTTATGCCGGTCATGCTCTAATTGATAAGTATTTTGGGCAAGAAGCTCAAATTGTGCTTAAAGAAACTGCAGAAGAGGTTCTTCATCATAAAGTAAAAGAGTAA
- the gyrA gene encoding DNA gyrase subunit A: MQHEGEKIVQINIEDQMKTAYIDYSMSVIVSRALPDVRDGLKPVHRRVLYGMMDLGVLANRPYKKSARIVGEVLGKYHPHGDSSVYDAMVRMAQEWSLRYPLIDGQGNFGSVDGDSPAAMRYTEARFKKIAEEMIADIDKNTVDFRPNFDDSLEEPTVFPTRIPNLLINGSSGIAVGMATNMPPHNLTEVVGATIAYIDNRDIDIAGIMQYIKGPDFPTGGLIYGMQGAKDALETGRGRVMMRARAVIETHNDRERIIVTEIPYQINKAEMIKKTADLVNEKKIEGISDIRDESDREGMRIVYELKRDAIANVVLNNLFKYTELQTSFSVNNIALVAGRPMMLNVKDMISYFVQHRHEVVVRRTQYELNEAEKRAHILQGYLIALDHLDEVIKLIRESATPLDAQNGLMTNFGLSEIQSKAILEMRLRVLTGLERDKIKEEFDEIMKRISYYKEVLANETLRYQIIKDELIEIKEKYGDERKTEIVLNAEEFSMEDMIADEEVVITISHMGYIKRTLLNEYRRQNRGGMGSKGSATRDEDFLEHLFVASTHNYLMFFTEKGQCYWLRAFEIPEGTKGSKGRAIQNLINLAPDDKVKAYIKVKNLSDEEYLNNNYIIMCTKNGIIKKTTLEAYSRPRQNGINAITVRDGDILLEALLTNGKNEIMLASKQGKVVRFNESTVRPMGRNASGVRGINLDDEGGNTNEVIGMIAVDDPTKHVLVVAEKGFGKRSDLDEYRITNRGGKGVKTINITEKTGELVAIKDVTDKNDLMIITKSGIIIRLAVADLRVIGRVSQGVKLINLKEEDSIAAVAKIDVDEESEKESLDSTDTPQTPVDLDNSPKTDNLE; encoded by the coding sequence ATGCAACACGAGGGAGAAAAAATAGTTCAAATTAATATTGAAGATCAAATGAAAACCGCTTACATAGACTATTCTATGTCGGTAATTGTATCTCGTGCGCTGCCCGATGTGCGAGATGGATTGAAACCTGTGCACAGGAGAGTTTTATATGGTATGATGGACTTAGGAGTTCTTGCAAACAGGCCTTATAAAAAATCAGCAAGAATTGTCGGTGAGGTTTTGGGTAAATACCATCCACACGGAGATAGCTCTGTGTATGATGCAATGGTGCGTATGGCGCAAGAATGGTCGTTGCGTTATCCGTTGATTGATGGTCAAGGAAATTTTGGATCAGTAGATGGTGATAGTCCAGCAGCAATGCGTTACACAGAAGCTAGATTTAAAAAAATAGCAGAAGAAATGATTGCCGATATCGACAAGAATACTGTTGATTTCCGCCCTAATTTCGATGATTCGTTAGAAGAGCCTACTGTTTTCCCAACGCGTATTCCCAACTTATTAATTAACGGTTCGTCCGGAATTGCAGTGGGTATGGCTACCAACATGCCTCCACACAATCTTACCGAAGTAGTTGGTGCAACTATAGCGTATATTGATAATAGAGATATTGATATTGCCGGAATAATGCAATATATCAAAGGGCCGGACTTCCCTACAGGCGGACTAATATATGGAATGCAAGGTGCGAAAGATGCGTTGGAAACAGGTCGTGGTCGCGTAATGATGCGTGCGCGTGCCGTTATTGAAACACACAACGATAGAGAGCGAATTATTGTAACAGAAATTCCTTATCAAATCAATAAAGCTGAAATGATTAAAAAGACAGCTGATTTGGTAAATGAAAAGAAAATAGAAGGTATCTCCGATATCCGTGATGAATCGGATAGGGAAGGTATGCGAATTGTGTATGAATTAAAACGCGATGCTATTGCAAACGTAGTACTAAATAATTTATTTAAATACACCGAACTTCAAACATCCTTTAGTGTAAATAATATTGCGCTAGTTGCAGGAAGACCAATGATGCTGAATGTAAAGGATATGATATCCTACTTTGTTCAGCACAGACACGAAGTTGTAGTAAGAAGAACACAATACGAATTAAACGAAGCAGAGAAACGTGCGCACATATTACAAGGCTATTTAATTGCGCTTGATCACTTAGACGAAGTAATTAAATTAATCAGAGAATCGGCAACTCCACTGGATGCGCAAAATGGATTAATGACAAACTTTGGCCTTAGCGAAATTCAATCCAAAGCAATTTTGGAAATGCGTTTGCGTGTATTAACAGGGCTTGAAAGAGATAAGATAAAAGAAGAGTTTGATGAAATAATGAAACGTATTTCTTACTATAAAGAAGTATTGGCAAACGAAACATTACGTTATCAAATTATAAAAGATGAACTTATTGAGATAAAAGAAAAGTACGGAGACGAGCGTAAAACAGAAATTGTTTTAAATGCCGAGGAGTTTAGCATGGAGGATATGATAGCCGATGAAGAAGTTGTGATTACGATATCGCACATGGGCTACATAAAACGCACCTTACTTAACGAATATAGACGCCAAAATAGAGGCGGAATGGGCTCTAAAGGCAGTGCTACTAGAGACGAAGATTTCTTAGAGCATTTATTTGTTGCATCTACTCACAATTATTTAATGTTTTTTACCGAGAAAGGGCAATGTTATTGGTTACGTGCGTTTGAAATTCCGGAAGGCACGAAAGGTTCTAAGGGTAGAGCAATACAAAACTTAATCAACCTTGCTCCTGATGATAAGGTTAAAGCGTACATAAAAGTTAAAAATCTTTCTGACGAAGAGTACCTAAATAATAATTACATTATTATGTGTACTAAAAACGGAATCATTAAGAAAACTACATTAGAAGCTTATTCTCGTCCTCGCCAAAATGGTATAAATGCCATTACTGTAAGAGATGGAGATATTTTGTTAGAAGCACTTTTAACAAATGGTAAGAATGAAATTATGTTGGCTTCTAAACAAGGTAAAGTAGTTCGTTTTAATGAATCTACCGTAAGACCAATGGGCCGAAACGCTTCTGGTGTGCGTGGAATTAATTTAGACGATGAAGGCGGGAATACCAATGAAGTAATTGGAATGATAGCAGTAGATGATCCAACAAAACATGTATTGGTTGTTGCCGAAAAAGGATTTGGAAAACGCTCCGACCTTGACGAATATAGAATAACTAACCGAGGTGGTAAAGGTGTTAAAACCATCAATATTACAGAGAAAACAGGCGAATTGGTTGCTATAAAAGATGTTACCGATAAAAACGATTTAATGATTATTACCAAATCGGGTATCATTATTCGTTTGGCAGTAGCCGATTTACGTGTAATTGGGCGTGTTTCACAAGGTGTTAAATTGATTAACCTAAAAGAGGAAGATAGTATTGCTGCGGTTGCTAAAATTGATGTAGATGAGGAGTCGGAAAAGGAAAGTTTAGACTCAACAGATACCCCTCAGACACCTGTTGATTTGGATAATTCCCCTAAAACAGATAATTTGGAATAG
- a CDS encoding tetratricopeptide repeat protein, whose amino-acid sequence MRKIVLIPLVVLAMTVSLFAQKNNLNTAYSALNLKELDRAKAAIDAASVHEETKNMTKTWLYRGKIYLKIDDDKDKYKNLDPDSKEKAFEAFLTCLKLDKDKVYEKEVIPDFMASAARLSNKGMQAIANKEYDKAVRYFYLLNQAFEFDKDNGLAQRNITKDGITYNLYLAALQTKDYATAEANLQKLIDNGYKDPNIYIDMSQLFLLKRDTIKGLSYLEKGRMVFDDNVNLINAELAIYIAQRKTDALLEKTNKAIEINPDNEILHFIVGSVYDKKKEMEKAEAAYKKAIEIRPDYGDANYNLGVMYYAKGVDWNNKANALPPDQTAKFKDYESKRDTEFKKAIPYLEKAVEAFPTDKSTIQALKKMYVSTGDTEKYNQLKEKEKK is encoded by the coding sequence ATGAGAAAAATAGTATTAATACCGCTGGTAGTTTTGGCAATGACCGTTTCGTTGTTTGCTCAAAAAAATAATTTAAATACAGCCTATAGTGCACTTAACTTGAAAGAGCTGGATAGAGCTAAAGCGGCTATAGATGCAGCTTCTGTGCATGAAGAAACAAAGAATATGACCAAAACATGGTTGTATCGTGGTAAAATCTATTTAAAAATTGACGATGATAAGGACAAATACAAAAATTTAGATCCCGATTCAAAGGAAAAAGCATTCGAAGCTTTTCTAACTTGCTTAAAGCTAGATAAAGACAAAGTATATGAAAAAGAGGTAATTCCAGATTTTATGGCCAGTGCTGCACGCCTTAGTAATAAAGGGATGCAAGCAATCGCAAACAAAGAATACGATAAGGCTGTACGGTATTTTTATTTGCTAAATCAAGCGTTTGAGTTTGATAAGGACAATGGATTGGCACAACGAAATATTACAAAAGATGGAATTACATATAATTTGTACTTGGCCGCACTTCAAACTAAAGACTATGCCACTGCTGAGGCTAATTTGCAAAAGCTGATTGATAATGGCTATAAAGATCCGAATATCTACATAGACATGAGCCAACTTTTTTTGCTTAAGAGAGATACTATTAAAGGCTTGTCTTATCTAGAGAAGGGGCGTATGGTGTTTGATGACAATGTAAACTTGATTAATGCAGAGTTAGCAATTTATATTGCCCAACGAAAAACGGATGCTTTGTTAGAAAAAACAAATAAGGCTATTGAAATAAATCCTGACAACGAAATTTTGCATTTTATTGTTGGTTCTGTTTATGATAAAAAGAAAGAAATGGAAAAAGCAGAAGCAGCCTATAAAAAAGCAATAGAAATTCGTCCGGATTATGGAGATGCTAACTATAATTTAGGTGTTATGTATTACGCAAAGGGTGTTGATTGGAACAACAAAGCCAATGCGTTACCTCCGGATCAAACAGCTAAATTTAAAGATTACGAATCAAAACGTGATACAGAATTTAAAAAGGCAATTCCTTATTTAGAAAAGGCTGTGGAGGCTTTCCCAACCGACAAATCAACTATTCAGGCATTAAAAAAAATGTACGTGAGTACAGGTGATACTGAAAAGTATAACCAACTAAAAGAAAAAGAAAAAAAATAA